A window of the Nocardia sp. NBC_01329 genome harbors these coding sequences:
- a CDS encoding effector-associated constant component EACC1, which translates to MPNPDGQLLIHTDGGPDTAAQLLDWLYDDDSLRGRARFQGTPGREGEMGAVSEVVTIALGSGATVGIVTALARSLTTWLTHRRSDVTVTVTRADGSSVEFNGSRVDATDVLRGIRDLTGPADAPR; encoded by the coding sequence ATGCCGAATCCCGATGGGCAGCTGCTGATTCACACCGACGGCGGCCCCGACACTGCCGCGCAATTGCTGGACTGGCTGTACGACGACGACAGCCTGCGAGGCCGAGCCCGCTTTCAGGGCACCCCGGGCCGCGAGGGCGAAATGGGTGCGGTATCCGAAGTCGTCACCATCGCACTCGGCTCGGGTGCCACCGTCGGAATCGTCACCGCGCTGGCTCGATCGCTGACGACCTGGCTGACCCATCGCCGCTCCGACGTCACCGTCACCGTCACCCGTGCGGATGGCAGCTCGGTCGAATTCAACGGCAGCCGGGTCGATGCCACCGACGTGCTTCGCGGAATCCGAGATCTGACCGGCCCTGCAGACGCCCCCCGATGA